Below is a window of Desmonostoc muscorum LEGE 12446 DNA.
CCTGCCAGAAACCGATGCCAGAGACATGAGTGCCGATGAGCGGGATAATATTGTTGGCAACGTCTACCGCAGGTTGATGGAAATTGAGTCTCGGTTGCTGCCTTGTGGGTTGCACGTCATTGGTAAACCACCAAGTGCAGAAGAAGCGATCGCCACTCTCGTCAACATCGCCAGCTTAGATCGTCAAGAAGAAGAACTTGTTGGCTTACCGCGAATTATCGCTAACAGCATCGGGCGTAACATTGACGATATTTATCACAATAACGACAAAGGCATTTTAGAAGATGTCCAGCTATTGCAAGACATCACCTTAGCCACCCGTGCAGCAGTTAGCGCCCTTGTTCAAGAGCAAACCGACGCCAATGGGCGAGTTTCTCTCGTTTCCCGGTTGAATTTCTTCAACATGGGCAAAAAAGAACCTTGGGTAGAAGCGTTACATAAACTCGGCTATCCCAAAGTTGACACCGCACTTCTAAAACCCCTGTTTGAGTATTTGGAATTTTGCCTCCAGCAAGTTTGTGCAGACAACGAACTGGGAGCATTACTCAAAGGCTTAGAAGGCGAGTATGTCATACCCGGTCCTGGTGGCGATCCCATCCGCAACCCGGATGTCTTGCCCACAGGTAAGAATATTCATGCCCTCGATCCGCAATCCATCCCAACAACAGCAGCAGTCCAATCAGCCAAAATCGTCGTAGACAGGCTTTTGGCACGTAACAAAGCCGAAAACGATGGAAAATGGCCAGAAACCATCGCCTGCGTCCTCTGGGGAACCGATAACATCAAAACTTACGGCGAATCCCTAGCGCAAATTATGTGGATGGTGGGCGTGCGTCCAGTGCCCGATGCCTTGGGACGGGTGAACAAGTTGGAATTGATCTCCTTAGAAGAGTTGGGACGCCCCAGAATAGATGTAGTAATCAACTGTTCCGGTGTATTCCGCGACTTGTTCATTAACCAAATGAACCTGCTAGACCAAGGCGTGAAGATGGCGGCTGAGGCAGATGAACCCTTAGAAATGAACTTTGTTCGCAAACATGCTTTGCAACAAGCCGAAGACATGGGAATTAATCTGCGTCAAGCAGCAACTCGCGTTTTCTCCAATGCTTCTGGTTCTTACTCGTCAAATATCAACTTGGCGGTAGAAAACAGCACTTGGGACAGCGAAGCCGAGTTGCAGGAAATGTACCTCAACCGCAAATCCTTCGCCTTCAATTCCGATAACCCCGGAATCATGGACGAATCGCGGCAGATTTTTGAAAGTACATTGAAAACTGCTGATGCAACTTTCCAAAACTTGGATTCTTCTGAGATTAGCTTAACGGACGTTTCCCATTACTTCGATTCCGATCCCACCAAATTAGTTGCAAGTCTGCGGGGTGATGGTAAAAAACCAGCATCTTATATTGCAGACACCACCACAGCCAACGCCCAAGTGCGGACATTATCAGAAACCGTGCGCTTAGATGCCCGTACCAAATTGTTAAATCCCAAATGGTATGAGGGGATGCTGAATCACGGTTATGAAGGTGTGCGCGAACTCTCCAAGCGATTAGTAAATACAATGGGTTGGAGTGCAACAGCCGGCGCTGTGGATAACTGGATTTACGAGGATACTAACGAAACCTTCATCAAAGATGAAGAAATGCAGAAACGGTTAATGAACCTTAATCCTCATTCTTTCCGCAAAGTTGTATCAACTTTGTTGGAAGTGAATGGACGCGGTTATTGGGAGACTAGCGAGGAGAATTTAGATCGCCTACGTGAGTTGTACCAAGAAGTTGAAGACCGGATTGAAGGAATAGAATAGGATTACATGGGCAGGCATAATGCCTGCCTTAACTTTTCAATCCGAGATATGACTATGAATGCTTTAACCGTCAACCTTCAATCAGTATTGGAACTGACAGATGAGCAGTTTTTTAATCTATGTCAGGTAAACCGTGACTTGAGGTTTGAACGCACTGCTACGGGAGAATTAATAATCATGCCACCCACTGGAGGAGAAACTGGAAATCGTAATGGTAGACTAAATCAACAATTATTTAATTGGTCAGATACCGATGGTACTGGCATTGCTTTTGATTCTTCTACTTGTTTTAAATTACCTAATGGTGCAGATCGTTCGCCTGATGCTTCTTGGATAAAGTTAGAACGATGGGATGCTTTAACTGAAGAAGAAAAACAAAAGTTTCCCCCCATTTCTCCTGATTTTGTAATTGAGTTACTTTCGCCAAGTGATAGTTTGAAAGTTGCTCAGGAAAAGATGAGGGAATACATAGATAATGGTGTGCGTTTGGGTTGGTTAATTAATCGTAAATCTCGACAAGTGGAGATTTATCGACAAGGGAAAGAAGTTGAGGTGTTGGAATCGCCTGTTACTTTGTCAGGAGAAGATGTTTTACAGGGGTTTATTTTAAACCTTGAGGCGATTTGGTAACTGAATAACAAAACACAAAAGCCATGATAAATCTAGACGCAGTAGTACATTGAAGATTATGATTAGCTCCTGTATTAATATCATATTAATTGAGTAGACAATGCTAGATAAGGTTAACCAAATTATTAAGTAAGAAGTATTAATTATGGATAATTGGCAAGTTATTACTGATGATAGATTAGTAATACCAATTTAATATGAAGCTGCATAGAAAAGAGCTTCTAAAATAAAGTTATAAGAAGAGATGGAAATCACCTGTTCAGATGTTAATTGCTCGAACAATTGTTGTAGGCGAGTGCGTAAGTCTTGCAAGTCAGAAAACAGTTCATTCTTGAGAGATTTTTTGAGAAACTGCCACAGCCTTTCAATGGGATTAAGCTCAGGAGCATGAGGTGGTTGCAGCAGGGGAATAATATTTTCAGGCCAATTAATCGCACTACTGATATGAGCAGGAGCTTGGTCTATTTGTAAAATTGCATAATCTGAACCTAATTGTTGCGATAACCAGTCTAAAAACTGTTGAAAATAGTCACCATTGAGCTGCGGGTATTCTTGCTGAAAATGTTGTCCTGTTAATGGTTCAATTGCACCATAAATCCAAAAATTTTCTCTTTCCCATTTCACCGCTACAGTTGGTTTGACTCCAGGGGCCGTAATTACTTTTCCCGTTAAAGTTTTTAATCCCACCCTGGTTTCATCCTGACACAGATAATGAATACACTTTCCTGGTGCTAGATGTTTTTCTAGCCTCTCGATAATGATACCGAGTTTTTTTTAAACTCAGATACTAACTTCTCATCCTGCTTATGGCTTTGCGGACGTGGTACTTTGAGTTTTGCTCCTAATTTATATCTCACTAACGCATATACTGTTGCATACTCTACTTCCAGCCCCTGTTCTTTTTTTAACCACTCCACTATTGCACCATAGCTACTAAAGCCTTTTCCTGTTTTTAACTCCTCTGTTAGTGCCGCGATCGCTACCTCATCAATTTTTCGTTTTGCTCCCGGAGCTTTTTTAATTTCTAATAATTCATCTAGTCCACCGACTCTATATCTTTGTAACCACCTTGTGACAGTTGATGTATCTAGAGCCAAGCGTTTTCCAATTTCTTGCTGTTCATGAACCTGCCCGTTTTTTATCCACCACAGCATCATCAGTTTTTCTTTCTGGTTTCCTACGTTGGCTGTTTGTAGACGTTTCTTTAGTTCTGCTTCGCTTTCTGCAATTTCAATCTTAAAAGGGCGGCTCATGCTTATTTTTATTTATCCAGTTTATTCACTCTATTATATGCAGCTTCATATAAAATTGGTATAAGACCAATACATCCTGGTGAAGTAATTGCAGATATTTTAGATGATTTAGATATTAATACCGCAAATTTTGCAGATATTTTAGGAGTATCTAATCAAACAATTCAGGAAGTTATTAATGGTCAAAGCTCAATTACAGTAGATATAGCAATACGTCTTGGTAAAGCTTTAGGAAATGGCCCAAGACTTTGGCTTAATCTTCAGCAAAAAGTCGATCTTTGGGATGCTTTGCAAAGCCATAAAGAAGAATATGAGCAAGTTATGACATTAGTTTAGAAGAAATTGTGAATAATTATTTTTTGAATAATTGAAATTCACAGCAAAATTATTTTAGGGTAGGCAATATGCTTGCCCTAATCTCCCATCTAAAAGAAACAAGAATCAAACTCCTCTTCAATCTCCTCAAATTCACCTGGCGTTAACACAATAGTTCCAATCAATCCATTTGGATCTAAGTCAACATTCTCAATAGTATTGAAGCACAAATTGTATGATTCATCTCTAAATAAAATAATTTCTAATTCAACAGGGGTTAAAACTTTCTGATGTAATTTCCCTTCAACTTTTTCAATACCATAATATGTATGATCTTCACTATCCCAATAAGCATATTCTGTACTATCATAGCTAATATAAGCAGTATAAATAATCTCAGTCTTTAGCTCAAAGGTAACAACGGGAGATTCAACTTCTTCATCAATATCTACAATAGATTTATCAATAATTATTATCTCTTCTACTACTACTTCTATATATTCACTACCCAATTCAAAGTAACCATGTGCGAAGTCATCACTTAAAGAAAATTCTCTAGAGCTAAAACTATGTGATATTTCATTTTTAATTTCGCTCCAATTATCATCAAGTATTTTGTAACACAAATCTACTTCACTGGATTCTTGTTCTATAATCTCTGTTAACAATTTGTCAATGCTTTCTTTATAAATTAAATACTCACTCTGATTAGAAGCTTTCTCCCAATCATGATCGCCACTAATAACATATATTTTTCTATTTTCAGTTTTAGCTTTTTCTTCTATTGCAGCTATGGCAAATGCATCAGGAAATTCATGTTTCTTTTGACCATTTTTAAAAGGAGGAAGTATTTTAAAGTATTTAGTAAAAATATATTCTGCTGAAACAGCATCTATTCCTAATATCTCCATTTTTGATTTTTTTATAAACTCGTTGAATTGTTCTTTTAACTCATTAGATAGTTCATCGTTATTTAAAGATAAATTTAACAATTTTTGAAATATAAGAGAATTATAGATAATCTTAGCCTGTTTACGAAAATCTTTGTGGAGATTTTTAAATGCTGATGAAGCTTGTTGCGTTAGATGCTCAATATGAGCCATCACTTCTTGCTGTGTAACTGTAGTCAAATATAGACAAATTTTTTCATCTTGAACTAACTCTATAAGTTTTGTGAAGGCTCTAGATTGATAGTTAAAGTTTTCCCTATCAAATACTTCTGTATCTAAAGCAACTAAACGAATAGGTTGTCTGATTCTTTGTGTCATTTATTTCTGTATATTTACTAAATGCTTTTAATACCTTACATATTTTATACTTTATATTAAAAATTGGCTGCTGGTGAAACCCAGAAGAAATCTTAGAATCATATCGGTAACTCACACATGAAGTAATTCAAGCAGCTCTTGATGAATGCCTAACTATAAATAAAGTGATCGCACTCACTCTTCCACAACCAGCGATCGCTTTATTTTTGAGGTTTTCAGCAAGGCGTAGGCGTAGACCGTCGTAGACATCGCTCCTCATAAACTATCGAAGCATAAAATTAAAGCATGACTATTCATAAAACGGATATGCTAAAAACGCTTTGGGCTACTGTTCGGCATGGAAAAATCGAATTGCTGGAGTCAGAGGAATTACCGGAAGGGACAGCGCCTAATTAATCAACTTTTCAATATTGAAATAACGACAGTTAGAGCGTTGAGATGGAAGGGAAATAAATGATAACTCTGTTTGTTGAAGTTGATGTCGGCACTGGTTACATTTTTGGATGAAAGATTGATATTTATCTTCTGAATTCTGTTAGATAAAATACTTAATATATCTTTTTTATTTATACATCACATTCCACAGAATTTGAACCTAAATCCCAAATAGAAGATGTTTGTTTGATGCTAGTAATAATAATTTTTCCATTTTCTTGAATAATCTCAAATTCTTGGTTTTCTCCTAATAGTTCTTTAGGGATTAATAAGCCTTTTTTTGTTGCTGTTAATTTCATATTTAATTACCTCGATTTATTTTGTAAGTTAATCAAATGAATTTGCTTTAGGGCGGGCAAGATGCCCACCCCACAAAATTGGATAAGGTTACCAGTTACCTACAGGTTGAGCAGTAGCACCGAACATTGAAGGATCGATCGCAATGCCTAACCCTTCAGCGACACGAAGACCATAAGAAACATCTGCTCTAAAGAAATGGCAAAGTTGGCGCATTTGAATGTCTTGCCTTGCTTGGCTGAGAGTACCAACGATATTTTGCACAAGACGCTCTTGCTGTTCGGGAGTCATTAACCGATAGAGGTCGCCTGCTTGGGTATAATCGTCGTTTCCTTCACGATGATTGTAGCGATCAACTGTGACATCGCCCAAATGACTAGGTGGTTCTGCATAAGCTGGATTTTCTTTGGGCGTACCCTCAGCACTATTGGGTTCATAGTTAGGAACGCTACCGCCGTTGTTCCCCGATGCCATAAAGCCATCTCGCTGATAATGCATCACTGGACATTTGGGTTGGTTGACTGGTAGTTGCTGATAGTTACCACCCAAGCGATACCGTTGAGCATCTGGGTAAGAAAAGATCCGAGCTTGAAGCATTTTGTCTGGAGAAAAACTAACGCCAGGAACCACTGCACTAGGACTAAAAGCGGCTTGTTCAACTTCGGCGAAATAATTCTCTGGGTTACGATTTAGCTCTAATATCCCGACTTCGATTAAAGGATATTCTGAGTGCTTCCAAACTTTTGTCAAGTCAAAGGGATTATCTCGATGTTTTGATGCTTGCTCGTCAGTCATCACTTGAATACACATCCGCCATTTGGGATAATCTCCTTGAGCGATCGCTGCAAATAAATCACGAGTCGCATGATCGGGATCTTCTCCCTTAAGCTTGCCCGATTCCTCCTCTGTTAAAGTTTGATGTCCTTGCAAGGTCTTAAAGTGAAATTTACACCAAACGCAATCGCCTTCAGCATTAATTAAGCTAAAGGTATGGCTACCAAAGCCGTCCATGTGTCGATAGGTTTTGGGAATTCCCCGATCTGAAAACAGGATCGTTACCTGGTGGAGTGATTCCGGACTCAGTGACCAAAAATCCCATTTTGCATTGTGATCTTTGCAATTCGTTTGGGGATTCCGTTTTTGGGTATGGATGAAATCAGGAAACTTCAGTGGGTCACGGATGAAGAAAATCGGAGTATTGTTACCTGTAATATCCCAGTTGCCTTCTTCTGTGTAAAACTTGATGGCAAAACCTCTAGGATCGCGTTCCGCATCTGCTGAACCCTTTTCTCCGCCAACCGTAGAAAAACGCAGCAAGAATTCTGTTTTCTTGCCAATCTCAGAAAAAAGTTTGGCTTTGCTGTAGCGTGTGATATCGTTAGTTACCGTAAAAGTACCAAAAGCAGCGGCACCTTTGGCATGGACAACTCTTTCAGGAATACGTTCTCTGTTGAAATGAGCCAGCTTTTCTATCAGGTGAAAATCCTGCATTAATACAGGGCCACGTGCGCCCGCAGTCAGTGAGTTCTGGTTATCCGCAACAGGGATACCGTCAGCAGTTGTCAAGTTTTGGGGTTCAGTCATGGGTGAAGAAGTTCTCCATTAAGTTAGTCAAATTGCCCACAGTATATTTTAGTCAGTAGATAGACGGATGCCTACCGATACAAAATATTAAATCATAGTCATTTCGACTTCATATATAAAGCATACTCGAAATGACTACGATTTACAAGAAATTTTTTGTATTTTTGGAGAATCGCTTGTAGGGTAGCACCGCTGTGATATGTGTCAACTTAAGCTTAAACGCTTGTCCCACAAATGTTTTACCCCCCTTAATCCCCCCTTGGAAAGGGGGGAAAAAAGAATTTAGTTCCCTCCCCTTTACAAGGGGAGGGTTAGGGTGGGGTAAAACGTATGTGGGACAAGCGTTTAAGCTTAAGTTGACACCTATCACAGCGGTGCTACCCTACCGATGAATGTGTAGGATGTAAATATGCGATATATCGTGTCTCTACATTTTCATTTCAAGTACTTAAATGTTTGAGAATCAACGAGCAAACATCTGTGGCCTCAATTAAGTTGGTATCAACTAGGTGAGTTTGATGGGTAATAAATAGAGGTCCTTCATCAACAGAAGTGGTAATATGACCGTGAGAGCCACGTACTAAGGAAGCATCCACAGGAATCACATCCATGAGGTAGCGAAAACCCAGTTGTTTCTTAAGTAGCTTGAGAGCGATTTTTCCTTGGGGAAATTTAATTTGGGGATCGAGGAAAAGTTCTACTGGATCGTAGCCGGGTTTGCGGTGAATATCTACGGTTCTGGCAAAATCAGGGGCTTTGTTATCGTCTAGCCAATAATAATAGGTGAACCAAGTATCGGGGCTGGCGATCGCCACTAACTCTCCCGATCTAGGATGATTAAGGTGGTAGGCTTGTTTACCTTGTTCATCCAATACTTGGGCTACGCCTTCAGTGGCTTCTAAAAGCGATCGTACTTTCGGGATGTAAGCCGGATCGTTCACATATACATGAGCAATTTGGTGATCGGCAACGGCAAAGGCAATACTAGCACCAAAATCGAGTAGTTCTCGTCCCAATTCTTCCCGCACTGCAATTAAATTATTTTCCCGTAACACGCGGTTCAAATCTACTGCTTTATTAACTGGGGTAATGCCATACTCAGAAAGAATAATTATCTGAGTATTTCGTGCTTGATAATATTCAATTAAATCACCACAAACAGCATCAATTTCTTGTAAATCTGCTTGGATGTGTTTTTCATCGTGACCAAATTTTTGCAGACAATAATCTAAATGTGGCAGATAAACTAGTGATAATGTCGGGCTATAACGTTCCTCAATCCATTTGGCGGAATCAGCGATCCATTGACTAGAATTAATTGAAGTTTTTGGTCCCCAAAAATCGAACAAAGGGAATTGACCTAAATCAGATTGAATTGGCGATCGCACATCACTAGGATGGGTATAAATATCAGGTAATTTTCTCCCATCTGCGGGATACATTGGGCGCGGTGTAATGGCATAATCTACTGAAGAATACATATTGTACCACCAAAAAAGGTTGGCACAAGTGAAGTTTGGATCGATTGATTTAGCGATGTCCCAAACTTTGGGAGCCTGCACTAATTTATTAGATTGTCGCCAAAATTTTACTTCACATTCATCGCGGAAGTACCAACCATTAGCAACAATTCCATGTTCATCAGGCAGTTTTCCTGTTAAATAAGTAGCTTGAACAGAACAAGTTACAGCAGGTAAAACTGTTTTGATTGGAACTACTTGGCCAATAGCCGCCCACGCAGATAAAAACGGCGTGTTTTTTCCTAGTAAGCTAGGCGTTAATCCTACGACATTTAAAATAACGGTTTTTTTCATCAACTTAATTTCCCCTTAATTGGCAGGCAGGTAGTTAGTTCTGTAATACGAATTCTGTATGAAGATGCGCCAAACTAAATGAGAAACGAACCGCAAAGGGCGCAAAGGACACAAAGAAAGAAAGAAAGAAAGAAAGAAAGAAAGAAAGAAAGAAAGAAAGAATTAAGCCAAGAAAATTTGGCACAGCCTCACATATAAATGGTAGAAGTATTCAGGAGCTTAGGTATCAAACTATTCAGAATTCTGAATTCTGAATTCTGAATTCTTAGCAAACTCTTTTAATACCCAGTCATATTCCCGCTGAATAGAAGTCAGCAAATCGATTTTCATTTCTGATGGCAATACATCCCAAGTGTAAGTCTCAATTTCTAAATGTGAACAAGCATTATTAGTTTGCAGTAGATGTAAAACAGTAGCAATATCATCTTGGGTAGACTGCAAAATTTGATAATCACGAATAAAAATTGGGACATGGAAGTGAGTACGCCATTCTTCGGCTAGAGACTGCTCTAAATGAGGTAATGCAGTCATTAAATCAGGATAGTGATGTAGAGTATCATCACTGCGACGTTCGATTACTTGGTGAAGATAGGTAGATTCTGCAAAAGGACGTAAGCGTTCAACTATCAAAC
It encodes the following:
- a CDS encoding Uma2 family endonuclease is translated as MNALTVNLQSVLELTDEQFFNLCQVNRDLRFERTATGELIIMPPTGGETGNRNGRLNQQLFNWSDTDGTGIAFDSSTCFKLPNGADRSPDASWIKLERWDALTEEEKQKFPPISPDFVIELLSPSDSLKVAQEKMREYIDNGVRLGWLINRKSRQVEIYRQGKEVEVLESPVTLSGEDVLQGFILNLEAIW
- a CDS encoding IS630 family transposase, translating into MIIERLEKHLAPGKCIHYLCQDETRVGLKTLTGKVITAPGVKPTVAVKWERENFWIYGAIEPLTGQHFQQEYPQLNGDYFQQFLDWLSQQLGSDYAILQIDQAPAHISSAINWPENIIPLLQPPHAPELNPIERLWQFLKKSLKNELFSDLQDLRTRLQQLFEQLTSEQVISISSYNFILEALFYAASY
- a CDS encoding helix-turn-helix domain-containing protein, which translates into the protein MSRPFKIEIAESEAELKKRLQTANVGNQKEKLMMLWWIKNGQVHEQQEIGKRLALDTSTVTRWLQRYRVGGLDELLEIKKAPGAKRKIDEVAIAALTEELKTGKGFSSYGAIVEWLKKEQGLEVEYATVYALVRYKLGAKLKVPRPQSHKQDEKLVSEFKKNSVSLSRG
- a CDS encoding HigA family addiction module antitoxin, which codes for MHPGEVIADILDDLDINTANFADILGVSNQTIQEVINGQSSITVDIAIRLGKALGNGPRLWLNLQQKVDLWDALQSHKEEYEQVMTLV
- a CDS encoding PIN domain-containing protein yields the protein MTQRIRQPIRLVALDTEVFDRENFNYQSRAFTKLIELVQDEKICLYLTTVTQQEVMAHIEHLTQQASSAFKNLHKDFRKQAKIIYNSLIFQKLLNLSLNNDELSNELKEQFNEFIKKSKMEILGIDAVSAEYIFTKYFKILPPFKNGQKKHEFPDAFAIAAIEEKAKTENRKIYVISGDHDWEKASNQSEYLIYKESIDKLLTEIIEQESSEVDLCYKILDDNWSEIKNEISHSFSSREFSLSDDFAHGYFELGSEYIEVVVEEIIIIDKSIVDIDEEVESPVVTFELKTEIIYTAYISYDSTEYAYWDSEDHTYYGIEKVEGKLHQKVLTPVELEIILFRDESYNLCFNTIENVDLDPNGLIGTIVLTPGEFEEIEEEFDSCFF
- a CDS encoding catalase — its product is MTEPQNLTTADGIPVADNQNSLTAGARGPVLMQDFHLIEKLAHFNRERIPERVVHAKGAAAFGTFTVTNDITRYSKAKLFSEIGKKTEFLLRFSTVGGEKGSADAERDPRGFAIKFYTEEGNWDITGNNTPIFFIRDPLKFPDFIHTQKRNPQTNCKDHNAKWDFWSLSPESLHQVTILFSDRGIPKTYRHMDGFGSHTFSLINAEGDCVWCKFHFKTLQGHQTLTEEESGKLKGEDPDHATRDLFAAIAQGDYPKWRMCIQVMTDEQASKHRDNPFDLTKVWKHSEYPLIEVGILELNRNPENYFAEVEQAAFSPSAVVPGVSFSPDKMLQARIFSYPDAQRYRLGGNYQQLPVNQPKCPVMHYQRDGFMASGNNGGSVPNYEPNSAEGTPKENPAYAEPPSHLGDVTVDRYNHREGNDDYTQAGDLYRLMTPEQQERLVQNIVGTLSQARQDIQMRQLCHFFRADVSYGLRVAEGLGIAIDPSMFGATAQPVGNW
- a CDS encoding alkaline phosphatase family protein; its protein translation is MKKTVILNVVGLTPSLLGKNTPFLSAWAAIGQVVPIKTVLPAVTCSVQATYLTGKLPDEHGIVANGWYFRDECEVKFWRQSNKLVQAPKVWDIAKSIDPNFTCANLFWWYNMYSSVDYAITPRPMYPADGRKLPDIYTHPSDVRSPIQSDLGQFPLFDFWGPKTSINSSQWIADSAKWIEERYSPTLSLVYLPHLDYCLQKFGHDEKHIQADLQEIDAVCGDLIEYYQARNTQIIILSEYGITPVNKAVDLNRVLRENNLIAVREELGRELLDFGASIAFAVADHQIAHVYVNDPAYIPKVRSLLEATEGVAQVLDEQGKQAYHLNHPRSGELVAIASPDTWFTYYYWLDDNKAPDFARTVDIHRKPGYDPVELFLDPQIKFPQGKIALKLLKKQLGFRYLMDVIPVDASLVRGSHGHITTSVDEGPLFITHQTHLVDTNLIEATDVCSLILKHLST